Part of the Bifidobacterium crudilactis genome is shown below.
CAAACGCCTGCAAAAAGCCTGGGACCGATATTCGTCAGAGTATCTGATTGAGCTGAACGACAGTGACACATCGCTCGGCGTCCGTGAGGGAATGCGCTTCGGCAGGAATTCAATCAAGCGATATTGGGGCAATACTCATCCACTGGTCGTCGAAGTGGGGACCGGTCAGGGCGAGAACATCGCCGCAGCCGCTGCGGCACACCCGGAACTGAATTTTCTCGCGCTGGAGGTCTACGACCCCGGAATCGCCCACACCATGCTGCTGGCGGGAAAGCAAGGCCTGACGAATCTGCGCATCGCCCAGGTCAACGCTCCGGAATTGTTCGCCTGCATGGACAGTGGCAGCATCGCCGAGGTCTGGACCTTCTTCCCTGACCCCTGGCCCAAGATGAAGCACCATAAACGTCGCATCATCCAGGATTCCTTCGCGCGGGCGGTGAGCGAAGCGTTGGTCAAAGACGGGCTCTGGCGTATCGCCACCGACATCGAGGACTACGCCCTGCATGTCCATGAAGTGCTCGACACGATGGACTGCCTGAGCAATGTGGGGGATGTGACGGTATCGCTTCCGACTGAGCACGTCGGCAAGGGCAATGCCGGAGAGGCCGCGAATCTGCCGCATCAGGATTTCATAGAGTCCTCGCGATTCGAGGGGCGAGTGCTGACCAATTTCGAGAACAAGGGCATCGCCGCCGGGAGGGTGATACATGATTTCACCTATCGTGCGGTGAATGACAACTGAAATTCCGTTATGCGCCCCGGCACAGGGTTCGCGGTTCGGCGGGCAGCGATTCCACAACGCGACTCACCGGTTTGCCCAAGTCGCGCCTATCGCGTATTATGAACTCGTTTGCCCCCGTCGTCTAACGGTTAGGACATCAGACTTTCACTCTGACAACGAGAGTTCGACTCTCTCCGGGGGTACTTCTACTGGAACAGGGTTTCCAGAATTCACTAATTGCCTACAAGACGGCTCATGTCGCTACATTGTCGCTAGCCGACCGTCTCGGCATCACCGGCGTGGTCTGCTCAACTGCGCCTGCCCGAACCCAATGCTTACAGCGGGCACACCTATGCCTGGCTACCCGAAACCCTCGACGCATGTGACGGTGAACTATGAGACCATTGCGGAAGCCCCCGGCAATGAAAACAAGGTCATCAACCGCCCTCATTGTCTCTCGCAGTTGACACTTTATATACTGGAATATACAATTGTCGGATGAGGATAGAATCGACCCGAGAGTTCGACGAATGGTTGGGTAAGCTGCGAGACCTCAAGGCGCGAACTTCTATCTATGCACGAATGGCCGCCATCCGAGAAGCGGGGCAACTTCTGGGAGACATCCAACCAATCAGCGGGCCACTGAAGGAGATGCGTTTTCATACAGGCGCAGGGTATCGCGTGTATTTCATTCAGCGCGGCACCACGTTGATTCTGCTGCTCGGCGGCGGTAACAAAACGTCGCAAAACAAGGACATCAGGAAACTGCAAAAGCAGTGCGACCAATGGAAGGGATGGCTAGACAATGGAAACGCATGAGTTTGATATCAGCATGTTTCTGCGTGACGAACAGGAAATCGCAGGATACCTGAACGCCGCAATGGAAGAAGGAGGGTCGCATCTCGTACAGGTCGCGCTGGGCGACGTGGCCAAGGCTCGCCGTCGCATGAGCCAGACAGCAGAGGATGCCGGCATCACACGCGCCGGGTTATATCGTGCGCTTTCTGCGGACGGCAACCCATCCTACGAAAACATTGTGAACATCGCCAAAAGTCTAGGATTGGAACTCAAATTCGTCCCGGCACACCACTGACCACACATGTGGGAAGTCTGAGATTACTCTCGGACTTAGGTTCAAAACACCTCATTCTTACCAACCGCAACTGCGAGAACATGAGGATGATGTTCTTCCGGTACAGCGCCGGAAGCCTGCAACCGGTCGGCTATCAGTTCGACCAAATCTCGCGCCGTGTTCGCATCGTGGCGAGTGAGGCGGGTCGGGCCAGCCAAGAGCTCACTCGAATGCCGTATCTCAATCGTGCAACGAAGCGTCGATGACAGCATCTAGGAATCGTTGTGATTCTTCCTGGGTGGTGCACGCCACATCATCGGTATTGTCCGCTTCGGCGCGGGCAGCGATAAACGCGCTAAGCGCGTCGCTGAATGTTTTTCCATGCTTACGTTCGGCATTCTCGGATCTACGCAGCACACCCGCGTCAACCGGAATGTTCAACATGGTTCACCTGTGTTCATAGGATGCCGAATACGACTGGTTCGCAGAGCCAAACTGAACAATTTGTCCAACGATGGACAGGCCACGGTAATGAGCAACAAGAAACGAGATGCTTCTGGATTGACCTGCCGCAATACGTGTCGGGTTTCAACAGTGCTTTGGAGGACATGTGGTTTCAATTTCTGACCGATACTAGAGGGTTCACTGATGCGCTGAGTCCTGATGCGCGTTTTCTGGTGGAGCAGAAAGCAGCGCGCTGATTCTTGCTCGGCCTGCTCAGAGTACTTGGTGATAGATGAACTGTTCGCCTTTCGGCCCTTGATATGTTTCGCGCAGTTTGACGAAGCCACTGCCCTCGTAGAGTTTCTGTGCCGGGCGGTTGGCCGCGTTGACGCCAAGGACCAGTTCGTGGATATTCTCGTAGGCGGCATGAACAAAGTCGGGGAGCAGCGTCAGAGCCAGATGCGCGAAGCCTCTGCGGTGGAAACGGTCATCCGTCGAAAAACTCCGGATAAGCATGCTGTCCGAGCGCTTTGTGTACCGGTATTTGTCATCGCCATAATCCAACACGAGGAAGGTGGGGATTTCACCGCGTCCCGTAACCAGCAACACCGGATGGTATTCGTCCGATAGACGCGATACTCGGATGGCGTGTTCGGGGGTGCCGGTGAAGGAAAGATCCGATAGCTGGTAGCTCCCCAGTGCTTTGTCGAATGTTGGGTTGTATGCCAGCAGACTGACATCGTCGCGTTCCAAAGTCGTAGGCTCACTCCTTCTGTCTGCCGAGTGGAACGATTGGCCACTCGGCAGAACTATGGCCGTCTAGAAGGCGGCGGCCAGGTAGGAGATGCCGGAGAACAGGAAGTATGCTCCGACCAGGAACGCAGGGGTGAGCGCCGAGGACACCGGGTTGAACAGCAGAATGATGCCGAGAACTATGCCAAGGACGTTCATCACAATGTCGAACCAGTAATAGTTGCCTGCGGTGTTCCGATAGACGCTTGCCACGGCCAGCTCGAAAATCGAATCCAGGATGAACCAGATGGCGAAGATGTAGGGGAGTGCGATCACCCCGACGCTCGCGTTGAAGATCAGGAAGACGCCCAGAAGAATATCCACGATGCCGAGCACCAGGATATAGACGTTCTTGGCTCCGGTGAATTCGTCGATTCGTCGTCTCAGCGTCAGTTCGGACACGCCCTTGATGATTGCCAGAATAGCGAATCCGTAGACCAATGCGACCAGGTTGCTGGCAGGATTGCTGAAAGAGACGAGTGCGGTGATGATGAACAGAATCCCCACAAAGAAATAGTCCCAGTTGATTTTTTTAGTCATTACTTTTCCCTTCGATATCCATTGCACTTCCCGGGTGCAGATATGCGCTCTTCACTCCCCAGTGTAGGTCAGATGCTGGCGGAGCGGGTTCTCGCCCACGCCGCTTGCCGACTCGAGACGAAGCGCCAGAGGCCGTCAGAGTCTGCGAGCCAGTTCGAAGCGTTCGAGAACCACCGGGGTATCGTCGTCCAAGGTGAAGTCCTCGCCGTATTCTGCAAGGTATTCATCGGAGGTCCAGAACTGACGGTGCACCTGTCGCCATCCGCTGGCATCGGTGTAGCCCTCGCCCTCATCCTTGGCATGTTGGTCGTCGACATCGATGAAGCGCGTGGTTGTTATCGCGGTGTAGCGCAGAATCGCGACATCGTTGCCTGCCGAATCGATGACGACGTTGAGGTCGCCCACTTTCGGCAACGCCTCCCCGGTGAGCTCGAAGTCGCGATACAGGCTTGCGGTGCTGGTTTTGGCACCTGAGAAAATCGCCTCTAGCAACGTGTCTCGTACAGGTCCTGGATATGCGAATTCATCTTTGGGGAGTTCCGCGATCATTTCAGGTGTCAAGGAGTCCGGGTCCGTGCTTGAAGGGTCGAAGGACGGTCCCTGTGCTTCATTTGCAGAGACCTGTTCTGTTGTTGCGTCCTGTGCGGCGGTTGCGGTGAGGTCTCCCTCATTCAGCTCTGTTGTGTTCATGTCGTTGTTGTTGTCCATCGCGCTTCCTCCCGCTGTGTGTCTGTTTGCTCTTATGGGCAGGTCCGGCCTGCGCATCGTCGGCGACGGTGATCGCCGGGTTCCATGAGCTCCTATGTTGTGAGCTTGCTATGTCGTGACGGCTTCCCGTCTTCTGTATACGCTTTCTCTCGTTTGCCTCTGCAGGCATGCCGCCCGTTTGGGAGCGGAGCATTGTCTATCTTGCCCATCACTGTAACAGTGATGAATAACCGGGTACCCAGTCAGAGAGTCCAGAATACGTGAGCGGTCCACCCTGAATCAGGGTGGACCGCTCGATTGTGACCGTGGTATGCGTTACTTTTCCAGATCCGCCGGCGGCACGTCATAGGTGACGTCGCTTGTGGAGACTGGGGTTCCGGACACGTGGTCGTCCTTCTTTGACGTATCCCCGGAAATATCGGGGTCGGAAGGCACGGGCGCATCGTTGACGGGCACTCCGTTAACCTTCGGCTGTTCTTGCTTGTTCTCCTCAGTCATATGACCACTCCTTTTGGGATTGAAATGTCCTAAGCCATTGCGGAACGCATTGTATCCAACGAATCCCGAACAACACTTGACAAACTACTACAAACAGCAGAGAAGGGGCTTTGCTAACAGGGCAATGCCTGTGTTGGATACGATAGCGGGAATACGACTGTGTGGATGGGCCTGTGTGGATATATGACTCTGTGGATATGACTCTGCGGGAATAGCTGTTACCTCAATATGCGTGTGACGTTCTCGCAGCATCGCGAGAGATTCCCATATGCTTCGTGCATTGCCTGGTCAAGGGATACCGCACCCGGCGAAATGCAGAATATCGCATCGATGCCCTGTTCGTACAGATTCTCGATGCCCTGACCGATGGCACCGGTGAATGCAATCACCTTGCAGTGTGGAGCAGTTGCCTTGACTGCTCTGGCGACGCCGATCGGGGCCTTGCCGTGTGCGGTCTGAGCATCGGTCCGGCCTTCGCCGACAAAGCAGTAGTCGGCGTCGACGGCCTGCTCCTTGAGGTGAAGCATCTGAATCATGATTTCTATACCGCGGCGAATCGTGGCATTGGTGAAAGCGAGGCACCCGGCGCCGAGACCTCCGGCGGCCCCCGAACCGGGAGCGGATTCAATCTCCCTGTGCAGTTGCTCGCGGACGACTTGTGCATAGTGGCGCAAAGCGCGGTCCAGGATGCCGGTCATGTTGGGAGTCGCACCCTTCTGCGGGCCGAAGACGAGGGATGCACCAGA
Proteins encoded:
- the trmB gene encoding tRNA (guanosine(46)-N7)-methyltransferase TrmB, with product MIEGVQPESPARAAGPESESGAYRPVLSFVRRSGRLDKRLQKAWDRYSSEYLIELNDSDTSLGVREGMRFGRNSIKRYWGNTHPLVVEVGTGQGENIAAAAAAHPELNFLALEVYDPGIAHTMLLAGKQGLTNLRIAQVNAPELFACMDSGSIAEVWTFFPDPWPKMKHHKRRIIQDSFARAVSEALVKDGLWRIATDIEDYALHVHEVLDTMDCLSNVGDVTVSLPTEHVGKGNAGEAANLPHQDFIESSRFEGRVLTNFENKGIAAGRVIHDFTYRAVNDN
- a CDS encoding type II toxin-antitoxin system RelE/ParE family toxin, whose product is MRIESTREFDEWLGKLRDLKARTSIYARMAAIREAGQLLGDIQPISGPLKEMRFHTGAGYRVYFIQRGTTLILLLGGGNKTSQNKDIRKLQKQCDQWKGWLDNGNA
- a CDS encoding addiction module antidote protein, which produces METHEFDISMFLRDEQEIAGYLNAAMEEGGSHLVQVALGDVAKARRRMSQTAEDAGITRAGLYRALSADGNPSYENIVNIAKSLGLELKFVPAHH
- a CDS encoding N-acetyltransferase; its protein translation is MERDDVSLLAYNPTFDKALGSYQLSDLSFTGTPEHAIRVSRLSDEYHPVLLVTGRGEIPTFLVLDYGDDKYRYTKRSDSMLIRSFSTDDRFHRRGFAHLALTLLPDFVHAAYENIHELVLGVNAANRPAQKLYEGSGFVKLRETYQGPKGEQFIYHQVL
- a CDS encoding HdeD family acid-resistance protein, whose amino-acid sequence is MTKKINWDYFFVGILFIITALVSFSNPASNLVALVYGFAILAIIKGVSELTLRRRIDEFTGAKNVYILVLGIVDILLGVFLIFNASVGVIALPYIFAIWFILDSIFELAVASVYRNTAGNYYWFDIVMNVLGIVLGIILLFNPVSSALTPAFLVGAYFLFSGISYLAAAF
- a CDS encoding ASCH domain-containing protein, whose protein sequence is MNTTELNEGDLTATAAQDATTEQVSANEAQGPSFDPSSTDPDSLTPEMIAELPKDEFAYPGPVRDTLLEAIFSGAKTSTASLYRDFELTGEALPKVGDLNVVIDSAGNDVAILRYTAITTTRFIDVDDQHAKDEGEGYTDASGWRQVHRQFWTSDEYLAEYGEDFTLDDDTPVVLERFELARRL